The Polaribacter sp. KT25b genome contains the following window.
TTCCACCATAACAATCTAATGCAAATTTACTATCGCTTGCAGGTGTTATTATATAGTAAGACAAATATTTATTTTTATGAAATCTATATTTTTTTGCACCACTATTATCTTTTGTCCAAATCTGTAAACGTTGTCCTTTCATTTTCCATTTCTTTTTTTCTCTATTGTAAGAAATATCGAAGTAGCCATTATTTGCATTACCTGTATTTGCAGATTTTATATAATATGTTCCAGCTGGAATTTTAGTGCCTTTAATTTTAGCTTCTTCTTTACCTGTTGCGGTATTTGTCATCATACGCTCCCATACCGTTTTTCTATAATCTAGGTCTTTCTTTTTGTACTCTTTAACTTTACTTCTATAAATATTTCCGCCATTGGCAGCACTACTAGGCATTATGTAAAAACGAACATAGGTTCTGTCCTTTAATATTTTAGCCCATTTTTCATCTATCTTTGTAAATAAAGCATCCCAATCTTCTTTTATAAGGCTACTTCTCATTTGTCGAGTTTCTTTAGGAGTAGCGCCATGAATCTTTCCTATAGTAGGGAATACATCAAAATAAAATTTCCTAACAGCATCAAAAGATCCTTCTATAATAGGACCACTTAATTTTTTTGCATGTTTTGGACAACATTTTTTATCACATTCTCCCTTAGAATGAGTATGTTTTGATGCAACTTTGGCATCAGCAATTAATTTATCTGCTTCACTTGAAGCCATTTTAGCAATTTTTTCTGCTCCTTTAACTAGTTCATCTAAATTAGCTAGAAGGCTTATTGCTTCTTTTTTAATTATGGAAACCAATTGGCTGGTAATTGTATCAATATCAACTTTTCCTTTAATTTTTGGAATTCGCAGTTTTTTTCCAAATACAATAATATTGAAGTCTAGTTCACCTCCTAAACTACCATCAGTATTATAAATAAGAGATGCATGCGATTCCCTTATTTCAAGAGTATTAAAAATGGTTTCTATAATAGGCTTAAGCTGCTCAATTTTGCGGAGTTCATTTACTAAATCATCTTTAATCTTATCGTCAAAGTTTGCAGCAATTTCAAGTGCTTTTTGTTTTACGTTCATTTCTATATCCCGAAGTCCTAAAGCACCCATAGCCTTAGCTCCCGGAAAAGTTTTTAAATCATCCATACCAATAGAGGCTGTCAAAGAAAGTGGATCAACACTTCCTGCAAAACCAAATTTCCCTAATTTCCCAAAATTTAAAGAATATAAATTACCATCTTTAGTAAGAGGTATATCTCCAAAACCAGGAATGGATAGTTTGTTTTGTGCAAACGCTGAATTAAAACAGATAATTGATAGCACAATTATGATACTTACAATTTTTATTCTTCTCATTATTTTCTAATTAGTATTTAATATTTTATAACGTAAAAAATTAATAGTTCTACATGTATATTGAAAAATAGTAAAATTCCATTATAATCTATTTAAATCTCGGTTTTCTTGAGTGCACGCCAACATGTTTGTATATGATTTGTTGCGTGTTTCAAGCAACTAATTTAGTAAATAATTATCGATCAAGAAAGCCCGCGAGGACTTTTGTAACTAGGCTAAAATCAGTAATTAATTATACAAGTTGTTGTGTGGCGTTTTTATTTAATTTTTCATAGCTTACTATATTAATTCAATGAGTTTTCAATTAATTCTATTGTTTTCTGATACTCCGATTCAAGTCTCTCATGCGTTTTGTAGAATTCATCCAGATATTCATACATAATGTCCATTACTTCGCGATAAGTTGTTTCAGAATCAATATACTCAAGTTTTCGCTCAATTTTAGCTCTTGAATCCAAAAAATTATGTTGAATACTATATGAAACTGATAATTGTTTAATTAGTTCGATATTCAGGTCTGGAAATAAATTACTATATATAGCTGCTTCAAACATTGCTCTATTAAGAGCTGATTTTCCTAATCCAGGGAAACCTGGTATTCTTGCAGCAAATGGTTTTTCTTTAAATGGTACTATAAAAAAAGATGGATTCTGACCATTTTCTTTAACTAGTTGGTTGATACGTATCGCAAATTCATATATTTCTACCTTCCTGTCTGATATGTACTCTAAATTGCTGGACAATTCTACTTTCAACCCAAATAATAGCTTTTCTTGGTCTTTCTTAAGTCTTTTGTTTGTGCTCCACTCAGATGCCATCACTCCAAGAAAAACACCCAGTATCAAAACAAGTAGTTCTATAAGATAGGTTTTAATTTTTTTTACTTTTCTTCATATTTTTTAAGTTTAGATCTAACAGAAGTAAAATGAAACACAACGTTGTTGTTTATTGAAAGTTGCGATTTTGTGAACGAGGAATTTTGCAGCGGAAATTCAGAAGTTTGCAAAATCTCAACAAGTTTTAAATTATGCTAAATATAGCAATTTTCTATACAAGGTGTTGTGGCTTGTTATTCTTTATTAAATATTTATTCATTATTTTTTAGTTGTAATAGCTCCAAATATAATTCCAGCAGTTCCTAATAATTTAATTCCAGTTATGTTAGTCATTATAATTCCTAAAAACAATCCAATCAAAATTCCGAGAATTAATATTCCATGATATGTTATGTGGCGTTTTTATCTTTTTATTTTATTTTTTTGTTTCTAAATATTCTGTTAATGCTTCTAAATAAAGGGTGTTAAAAGTGCTACTTGAAAATGGATTCTGACTAGTAATTAAATTTCTATCCTTTATAGCAAAGTTAGCTTTTGGCAAACCGCTTCTGTATATCAGCCCTAATTTTCTTAGTTGTTTGGCTATTTTCCTGTTTTTTGGTTTTCCTTTCATTATAAATTTTTCAATTACAAATTCTTCAAAAGGTGATACAGAATTGACTTTATATCCAATGTATGGGTTTTCTTCTGCTGGTATTGTCAAAATAAGGCTAGGAGCGTGGCAAATAAGTCCAGTTGGCTTATTCTCTTTAGCAAAAAGTTTTAAAAGAATAGGAATGTTTTTGTCTTCTATTAAATCTATCATTAAACCTTGTCCACCCGGAATAATAATTCCTACATAATTACCTTGATTTTCAATTGCATTTTCAAGTGTAATTGGGCTATTGAACGAATTGTCTTTTGTTATAAACTCCAGGGCTTCATTCTTAATTTCTAATACTTCTTTCCAATATTTATCATTAGTACTCTCTTCATCAATTGTTGCAACATTTCCATTTGGTGTGGCAAATTCCACAGTATATCCATTTTCCGAAACAGATTTATATGCCAAATAAAATTCATTTAAAAAGACTCCAGTTTGTCGTAATTTTTGCCCTTTATTAAGCTCTAAAGTGTCTGCTGCACTCAAAACAAAAAGAATTTTCTTGTTTTGAGCAGAAAGTGATATGTTCGTAATCATTACAATTGTTATAATTAAAATTAGTTTTTTCATTTTAAGGTTATTTAGCTGCAATAATTTCAATTTCTATAAGACAATTTGGAGCTGTTGCTAATAAAGGTAAAGGAACAATGGTACTAGCTGGAAAATTTTTTACTCTCCATTCTTTAGATGCTACGTCTATTAGAATTTGTTTTTTTTCGAGTGTAAAATCTACAATATAAACAGTCTGCTTAACAACATCATCTAATGATAATCCAGCTGTTTCTAGAGCTATTTTTACATTAGAAACAGTTTGTCTAACTTGTTCTTCAAAATCTTCTGAAACCAATTTACCTTCTATATTTGAAGCCCATTGACCTGAGAAATAATACATTTCTTTTCCTTTTGGAACTTTAACAATATGAGAAAATCCATTGTACTTAGGATTAAATAATCCTTTTGGGTTGATAAAACTGTTTTTTTCTTGAGCCATACTATTATTGTTTAGAGTGTTTACGTTTTTAGATTCCGTGCACGAAAACAATACTAACAATATTGTAAACGACATGATTTTTTCTATCATAATTTTAGTGTTTTAATTATGATACAAAGAAAGTACACATAAAATTTGTATACATTTACATATGTCGATAATACTAGTTCTTGCTATTTTTGGCTCTATTTCGACTTAGTTGTGTCGGAGTTATACCAAGGTAAGAGGCAATATGATATTGAGGAATTAATTGTTCTAATTGAGGATATTCTCTTTGAAAAATAGCATATCGTTTGTTTGCTTCTAACAATACAATTTCTACTTCTCTTTTTTCTTTATCAACAAAATAGTGTTCAGCAATTTTTCTTAAAAGCCTTTCTAAATCTTGATATTTGTCTAATAAATCAGTTAATTTTTTATAGTTTCCTATTAGTAAATTACAATCGGTTAATGCTTGTTGATTTATAGTACTTGGAAGTTGAGAAACCAAAGAAGAATAGCCACCAATCATATTGTTTTTCGTGAAGAAATGTTTGTTATATTCTACTCCTTCATTATTACGATAGAAGGCTCTAACAACACCTTGTTTAAGAAAACCAAAATTTTTAGCGACCTCTCCTTCTTGTAAAAAATACTCACCTTTTTTTAATGAATGCTCTGTAAAAAGGGTTTTTATTTCATTCCAAGTCTTTTCTTTAATAGGAGAAATAGCATTAAGAAAATTATAGAGGTCTTTCAATTTAGATTTCGTTTTTTTTTAATGACACACAACTTGTTTATATATAGTTAGTGGCGTGTTTAAGCAACTAATTTAGTAAATAAAACACAGATAGAAAATCCGTGAGGACTTTCGTAAGTAGGCGAGTACTAGCCATTAATTATACATGGTATTGTAGGTAGTTTTTATATTCTAAATCCAATTCCAAGTTTTAATAAATTTACATTTGTGTTGAATTTTATGTCAGGAACATCGTCAACGTTAAGTTTTGTAAAATCATATTGAGCTTGCATAAAAATTTTCCTGCTAATGTCATATGCTATTCCAAAATTCAAACCAAATCCACTCAACTTATCAGATTCATCCGATACATCCATTCCATTGTTAGATCCTGATAATTGGAAATTCATAAATGTATAGCCTAAACCAATAAATGGGTGAAAATTTTCAATAGATTGAATATTAAATTCAGCGAAGATTTTCGGTTGAATTATATAGGTAGTAACTAAAAAATCTTGAGGTGAATTATTTTGATTAGAATTGTCGACTAAAACTCCTCCGTTAATACTTATTCCAAGTTTTAATGGATTCAATTCTACAAACCTATATTTCAATCCAAGGTCAATTATTCCATATGAGTCTTCTCCTAAGAAGTTTTGGTCAATAGTAATTGGGTAGTTTACTTCCAAACTAAATTTCGAATCTTGAGAAAAAGCGTTAGGTGTAAAAATCAATAATAATCCTACTAATAAATTTTGTTTCATAGTTCTGTTTTTTAATTACCTACAACCTTGTTTTATATTGTTTGTTGCGTGTTTTAAGCAACTAATTTAGTAAATAAAACACAGATAGAAAGTCTGCGAGGACTTTCGTAAGTAGGCGAGTACTAGCCATTAATCATAAACGGTGTTGTGTGTAGTTATTATTTTGTTAATTCTTTTAATATATTTATTGTTTCAATATTACTAGGTTTTAAGCTACTATTCGAATTTATAATTTCTCCTTTTTTATTTATAATTGAATTAGTTGGAAATCTTTTTATAGATAATGTTTTCATTAAATTTTTTTCTTGATTTTGCTTTAACAGAATATAATTATTTTAATAGTTCCCTTTGATTCATCTTTTAAAAGAATTATTCTTTTATTGGTATAATTATATTCTTTTTAATTTTTTTATATTTTGCTAAAAGAGAATCTTTAAATATAGAATTATCTAATACATCATTTATCAAGTCTAAATTATTTTCATATACATTAGTATTTTTCTTATTTAAATATGTCGAAACGAATTCAATAAATAGTATTTGAGTTAAAAATGGACGGTCGATATTTTCCTTCTTTATTTGTAATAAAATAAAATTAAATCGTTTATCAACAGGTAGTTTTGCAATTTCTGCTTGATTTGAAAACATGTAATATCCAAATATATTTTGTGATAAATTATCTGAAATATTACCGTTTATTAAATATTCTGATTTTACGGTAGGTAAATCAAACAAGTTATATTTAGAATAATCAGTTTTTAAATTAATATTTGATAAATCTTTTATATCAGTTTGTGTTGTATTCTTTTTAAATTTATGTAAATTAAAAAAACTAAAACTTGAAGGATAAGCATATAACTTTTCAGCCTCAAGCCAGTTTAAAAAAGGTTTCGATAAAGTTTTATTTAGTAAAAGTTTATTAATATAATTTTCTTGAAGACCATAAAGACTATCTTTAAAATTTAAGAATTTTTCAGCCTTTAATTCGGCTCTTTTTTTTCTTAATAACTCATAATCAAGTGGATTTTTCAAATAAAAACTAATTAAGTTTTTATTAATTTCACTACTGTTTCCAGAAACACTTAGCCTTTTTAAAAAAGATGAATTTGTTTTAGCACTCCCATCAATAATTACATTTAAACTATCCCCTGGTTTTACAATTAATTTAAATAGATAATTATATGCTATTTTAACATCTTGTTGCTTTGTTAACTTAAACTTAAATTTAAATCTAAAAATATTAGTAGAATCAACTATAAGAGATT
Protein-coding sequences here:
- a CDS encoding RICIN domain-containing protein → MRRIKIVSIIIVLSIICFNSAFAQNKLSIPGFGDIPLTKDGNLYSLNFGKLGKFGFAGSVDPLSLTASIGMDDLKTFPGAKAMGALGLRDIEMNVKQKALEIAANFDDKIKDDLVNELRKIEQLKPIIETIFNTLEIRESHASLIYNTDGSLGGELDFNIIVFGKKLRIPKIKGKVDIDTITSQLVSIIKKEAISLLANLDELVKGAEKIAKMASSEADKLIADAKVASKHTHSKGECDKKCCPKHAKKLSGPIIEGSFDAVRKFYFDVFPTIGKIHGATPKETRQMRSSLIKEDWDALFTKIDEKWAKILKDRTYVRFYIMPSSAANGGNIYRSKVKEYKKKDLDYRKTVWERMMTNTATGKEEAKIKGTKIPAGTYYIKSANTGNANNGYFDISYNREKKKWKMKGQRLQIWTKDNSGAKKYRFHKNKYLSYYIITPASDSKFALDCYGGKSSKKTAIHLWSTHKAGSQQFYLEHKGNGKFAIIPKRNHNMCLALVDNKNADKGNKVHLWTYSDMPSKHWYLINVKTNKKYIPKQ
- a CDS encoding DJ-1/PfpI family protein — protein: MKKLILIITIVMITNISLSAQNKKILFVLSAADTLELNKGQKLRQTGVFLNEFYLAYKSVSENGYTVEFATPNGNVATIDEESTNDKYWKEVLEIKNEALEFITKDNSFNSPITLENAIENQGNYVGIIIPGGQGLMIDLIEDKNIPILLKLFAKENKPTGLICHAPSLILTIPAEENPYIGYKVNSVSPFEEFVIEKFIMKGKPKNRKIAKQLRKLGLIYRSGLPKANFAIKDRNLITSQNPFSSSTFNTLYLEALTEYLETKK
- a CDS encoding RidA family protein; its protein translation is MIEKIMSFTILLVLFSCTESKNVNTLNNNSMAQEKNSFINPKGLFNPKYNGFSHIVKVPKGKEMYYFSGQWASNIEGKLVSEDFEEQVRQTVSNVKIALETAGLSLDDVVKQTVYIVDFTLEKKQILIDVASKEWRVKNFPASTIVPLPLLATAPNCLIEIEIIAAK
- a CDS encoding Crp/Fnr family transcriptional regulator, giving the protein MKDLYNFLNAISPIKEKTWNEIKTLFTEHSLKKGEYFLQEGEVAKNFGFLKQGVVRAFYRNNEGVEYNKHFFTKNNMIGGYSSLVSQLPSTINQQALTDCNLLIGNYKKLTDLLDKYQDLERLLRKIAEHYFVDKEKREVEIVLLEANKRYAIFQREYPQLEQLIPQYHIASYLGITPTQLSRNRAKNSKN
- a CDS encoding outer membrane beta-barrel protein is translated as MKQNLLVGLLLIFTPNAFSQDSKFSLEVNYPITIDQNFLGEDSYGIIDLGLKYRFVELNPLKLGISINGGVLVDNSNQNNSPQDFLVTTYIIQPKIFAEFNIQSIENFHPFIGLGYTFMNFQLSGSNNGMDVSDESDKLSGFGLNFGIAYDISRKIFMQAQYDFTKLNVDDVPDIKFNTNVNLLKLGIGFRI